In one Novosphingopyxis iocasae genomic region, the following are encoded:
- a CDS encoding NAD(P)H-binding protein, whose amino-acid sequence MLMVTGANGHLGRAVIEALINRNPPEEIVAGSREPGSLAVPDRVAMRRADFSDPAGLAEAFADVDRIEIISVDKLGEEARNLHRNAIHTACSAGVAQIFYTSHAGAREGSPFAPADQHAATEADLAAADTPFTALRHGFYAESCLHMIGSDLRTGELRVPEDGPINWTARADLAEADAALLVGEATFDGATPPLTAAKAQTMAEIAELASQVTGREILHTVVSDAEWKEAKIAAGVPELYAEMLLGTFRAARRGDFDLVDPALEKLLGRPPRSMGDILAAELAPATASHHI is encoded by the coding sequence ATGCTCATGGTAACAGGTGCCAACGGCCATCTCGGTCGGGCGGTCATAGAAGCTCTCATAAACCGCAATCCGCCGGAGGAGATCGTGGCGGGGTCACGCGAACCGGGATCCCTCGCCGTTCCGGATAGGGTTGCAATGCGGCGGGCGGACTTCTCCGATCCTGCCGGTTTGGCCGAGGCTTTCGCGGACGTAGATCGCATCGAGATAATCTCCGTCGACAAGCTTGGAGAGGAAGCCCGGAACCTGCACCGCAATGCGATCCATACGGCGTGCTCAGCCGGTGTCGCGCAAATTTTCTACACCTCTCATGCAGGCGCTCGCGAGGGATCGCCCTTCGCCCCCGCCGACCAACATGCGGCGACCGAGGCGGACCTCGCCGCCGCCGACACGCCGTTCACGGCACTGCGCCACGGGTTCTACGCCGAAAGCTGCCTCCATATGATTGGTAGCGATCTAAGGACCGGCGAACTGCGCGTGCCGGAAGATGGCCCGATCAATTGGACGGCACGCGCCGATTTGGCAGAAGCTGACGCCGCGCTACTGGTGGGCGAGGCGACGTTCGACGGTGCGACGCCGCCACTCACCGCAGCCAAGGCGCAGACCATGGCCGAGATCGCCGAACTCGCCTCGCAGGTAACGGGGCGCGAGATCCTGCACACCGTCGTTTCGGACGCTGAGTGGAAGGAGGCGAAGATCGCGGCGGGCGTGCCCGAACTCTACGCAGAAATGTTGCTCGGCACCTTTCGCGCCGCGCGCCGCGGTGATTTCGACTTGGTCGACCCGGCGCTCGAAAAGTTGCTTGGCCGCCCACCCCGTTCGATGGGCGACATTCTCGCCGCCGAACTCGCTCCCGCAACAGCATCCCACCACATTTGA
- a CDS encoding transcriptional regulator, SarA/Rot family has protein sequence MGKPVFLSKRQIRDRAAGHLADRRLRNDAFPDLTFGDHSWDILLILFIAELDERAMIIADLSRESSAPETTLLRHISALEAKGMVAKRRDKTDARFRYIRLTDKGSAAMDRWAHAEFDD, from the coding sequence ATGGGTAAGCCGGTCTTTTTATCGAAGCGGCAAATACGCGATCGTGCCGCCGGCCATCTTGCCGATCGGCGTTTGCGCAACGACGCCTTCCCGGACCTTACGTTTGGCGATCACTCGTGGGATATCCTGCTTATTCTCTTCATCGCCGAACTCGATGAGCGCGCAATGATCATCGCCGATCTCTCACGGGAGAGCTCCGCCCCGGAAACCACCCTTCTTCGGCACATTTCAGCATTGGAAGCTAAGGGCATGGTCGCCAAGCGACGCGATAAGACCGATGCGCGGTTTAGGTACATCCGTCTCACCGACAAAGGCAGCGCGGCAATGGACCGCTGGGCGCATGCGGAGTTCGACGACTAG
- a CDS encoding SOS response-associated peptidase family protein: MTATVAEIAKLFGSFDGDRSNLPSFEAIYPNRDAPILRNVDGKLTLETMTWGVPPPAKASRPVTNVRNLKSPFWRSMLNTPERRCLVPVTSFCEWEGEAGSKRKVWFGRTDTPLFSFAGIWRPTEEGPRMAFLTTEANDTVGAVHPKAMPVLLKQEDHETWLTADYDDATSLARPFDDALVEVVERESDS; the protein is encoded by the coding sequence ATGACCGCGACGGTCGCCGAGATTGCGAAGCTGTTCGGCTCCTTCGATGGCGATCGTTCGAACCTGCCGAGCTTCGAGGCGATCTATCCCAATCGTGACGCGCCAATCTTGCGCAACGTCGACGGAAAGCTGACGCTCGAAACGATGACATGGGGTGTCCCGCCCCCGGCGAAGGCCAGCCGACCGGTGACGAACGTGCGCAATCTCAAAAGCCCGTTCTGGCGCTCGATGCTGAACACCCCTGAGAGGCGATGCCTGGTCCCGGTAACGTCATTCTGCGAATGGGAAGGCGAGGCAGGTTCCAAGCGGAAGGTGTGGTTCGGTAGGACCGACACGCCGCTGTTCTCGTTCGCGGGGATATGGCGCCCTACCGAAGAAGGACCGCGGATGGCGTTCCTTACGACCGAGGCGAACGACACTGTCGGAGCGGTGCATCCGAAAGCGATGCCCGTGCTGCTGAAGCAGGAGGATCACGAGACCTGGCTGACCGCCGACTATGACGATGCCACTTCGCTGGCTCGGCCGTTTGACGACGCTTTGGTGGAGGTGGTTGAACGGGAGAGCGACAGTTGA
- a CDS encoding DNA-binding protein: protein MRKDDLTQEVVNKTAEMLMAKKNLRPGEVTGYAVGKALGKAGGNHSVQSKVQTWRRAKEAELARPVVQVPSAAKDALKKVVDDHAEAFLEAAVKVLSDGYTAMQAAAELKNAAITQVASDADLVRQDLMNTLEQTEADLERACVERDEWEAKFKAAEKEASDLHASNATLRELFAAHCEAPHSEDKGTSPAVKRLSDETSAGRAAPATEADSEPKITTVDETNDKVSSAPAQREPKAPHGNQSVERRQNALPLIDPAVVPPQRPAYPSSATATVQRPASPRPNEKPQDEASGSDDPDAREGGA from the coding sequence ATGAGAAAAGATGATCTTACACAAGAGGTTGTAAACAAAACCGCCGAGATGCTGATGGCAAAAAAGAACCTTCGGCCTGGGGAGGTCACAGGCTACGCGGTGGGAAAGGCTCTTGGCAAAGCAGGTGGAAACCATTCGGTACAGAGTAAAGTCCAAACATGGCGGCGTGCAAAGGAAGCTGAGCTAGCTAGGCCCGTTGTTCAGGTTCCCAGCGCAGCAAAAGATGCTCTAAAAAAGGTTGTCGACGACCACGCCGAAGCCTTTCTCGAAGCGGCTGTCAAAGTGCTGAGTGACGGATACACCGCTATGCAGGCGGCAGCTGAGCTCAAAAACGCTGCCATCACGCAGGTAGCTTCCGACGCCGACTTGGTGCGGCAGGATCTCATGAACACGCTGGAACAAACCGAAGCGGATTTGGAGCGGGCTTGCGTAGAAAGAGATGAGTGGGAGGCCAAATTCAAGGCAGCCGAGAAGGAAGCATCTGACCTCCACGCTAGTAACGCCACCCTTCGCGAGCTGTTCGCGGCGCACTGTGAGGCGCCGCATTCTGAGGATAAGGGGACATCGCCAGCGGTGAAGCGGCTGAGTGATGAGACATCTGCCGGTCGCGCCGCGCCAGCGACAGAAGCTGATAGCGAACCGAAGATAACGACGGTCGACGAGACGAATGATAAGGTTTCCAGTGCCCCGGCTCAGCGCGAGCCGAAGGCGCCACACGGCAACCAGAGTGTCGAGCGCCGTCAGAATGCTCTACCGCTCATCGATCCGGCCGTGGTTCCGCCCCAACGGCCTGCCTATCCGAGCAGCGCAACGGCTACAGTGCAACGACCAGCTTCACCGCGCCCGAACGAGAAACCGCAAGATGAAGCGAGCGGGTCTGACGATCCGGATGCGAGGGAGGGCGGAGCGTGA
- a CDS encoding Ku protein — MAARAYWTGQIRLALVSIPVEIYTATKSGAKIAFNQIHEPSGKRVRYEKTVEGLGPVDRDEIIKGYQLSKGNYVLLEDEEIEAVKIESKKTLELVQFVDACEIDPLYFEKPYYVVPADDLAEEAFIVLREALRQAQKVALGQLSVRGQEKLVAIKPCGKGMLLEILRYADEVKKGQSFFDDIPDDKPEAELLDLATTLIEKKSAPFDAGEFRDRYADALQKLIDKKAKSKSNQAIIEEDDEPSSGGKGNVVDLMAALKKSVGSEGKASAPKKKKAAAKQKTA, encoded by the coding sequence ATGGCAGCACGCGCATATTGGACCGGACAGATCAGGCTGGCGCTCGTCTCGATACCGGTTGAAATCTACACCGCCACCAAATCTGGCGCGAAGATCGCATTCAACCAGATTCACGAGCCGAGCGGCAAGCGCGTCCGGTACGAAAAGACAGTGGAGGGCCTAGGCCCGGTCGACCGCGACGAAATCATCAAGGGCTATCAGCTTTCCAAGGGCAATTACGTCCTGCTGGAAGACGAGGAGATCGAGGCGGTCAAGATCGAGAGCAAGAAGACGCTGGAGTTGGTCCAGTTCGTCGATGCTTGCGAGATCGATCCGCTCTATTTCGAGAAGCCCTATTATGTCGTGCCCGCCGACGATCTGGCCGAGGAAGCCTTTATCGTGCTGCGCGAGGCACTCCGCCAGGCGCAGAAGGTGGCGCTCGGCCAGCTCTCGGTGCGCGGGCAGGAGAAACTGGTCGCGATCAAGCCGTGCGGCAAGGGCATGCTGCTGGAGATCCTGCGCTATGCCGACGAGGTGAAGAAGGGGCAGAGCTTCTTCGACGACATCCCGGATGACAAACCGGAGGCCGAGCTGCTCGACCTGGCCACCACGCTGATCGAAAAGAAAAGCGCGCCGTTCGATGCCGGCGAGTTCCGCGATCGCTACGCCGATGCGCTGCAGAAGCTCATCGACAAGAAGGCGAAGTCGAAGAGCAACCAAGCGATCATCGAGGAGGATGACGAGCCTTCGTCCGGCGGTAAGGGCAATGTCGTAGACCTGATGGCCGCGCTCAAGAAGTCTGTCGGCAGCGAGGGCAAGGCATCGGCACCGAAGAAGAAGAAGGCTGCGGCCAAGCAAAAGACCGCCTGA
- the ligD gene encoding DNA ligase D, whose amino-acid sequence MARKSDPLATYNAKRDFARTAEPSGQRASSANGNIFMVQKHDATRLHWDLRLEADGVLKSWAVTKGPSPDPDIKRLAVRTEDHPLSYANFEGTIPQKEYGGGTVMLWDRGTWEPVEGKSWKDIDKGHLHFTLYGERMKGEWVLIRLKPKAKEKRENWLLRKLQDDHAEAGDGLVAHALTSIATGRSMAEIAADTDGEFALEGKTGKAFAEQMAEAKTHRDAAAKKPAKRKRKTAGKPPKFRKPQLATLVDAVPAGNGWMHEIKFDGYRALIAAAGDTVHIYTRSGKDWTDKFGPLVEAVAALDLPPCLIDGEITAPGRDGNPDFSSLQAVLKRGHGSQRPGDALTYHAFDLLELDGEDLAGLTNIERKERLEVLLADANEPILVADHVIGAGEKLYRAMCDAGQEGIISKTIDGRYRATRSKAWVKVKCTRRQEFVIAGWSESSARGRPFASLALAQHEGGDLVYKGKVGTGFDADTLDDLAAKMRPLARKTAPVEADRAQARGVHWITPKLVAEIAFAEFTADGNVRHASFLGLRGDKTADEVKPEKPAKVPAEAMSVAISSRDRVVFPDSGQTKGQLADYYETVAPLMLPFAADRPVSLVRCPQGRAKKCFFQKHDSGSFGDAVHHVPIRDKDGAAEDYLYVEDERGILQCVQMGSIEFHGWGARAKDVEAPDRMIFDLDPDEGLDFGDVKAAAADIRKTLADLGLVSFAMLSGGKGVHVVVPLTLGHEWDQHKDFARRFAEALAMREPDRFTATMSKAKRKGKIFIDWLRNQRGATAVLPYSARARRGAPVAVPIAWGELGDMKDAHPFSINDAGQLVERAGGKALRGWGVAEQNLPDL is encoded by the coding sequence ATGGCGCGCAAGTCCGATCCGCTCGCGACCTACAACGCCAAGCGCGATTTCGCACGCACCGCCGAGCCTTCGGGTCAGCGTGCGAGCAGCGCAAACGGCAACATCTTCATGGTGCAGAAGCACGATGCCACGCGGCTCCACTGGGACCTTCGACTGGAAGCAGACGGCGTGCTGAAAAGCTGGGCCGTAACCAAGGGACCCTCGCCCGATCCAGACATCAAGCGGCTCGCGGTGCGCACCGAGGATCACCCGCTATCCTATGCCAACTTCGAGGGTACGATCCCGCAAAAGGAATATGGCGGGGGCACGGTGATGCTGTGGGACCGCGGAACGTGGGAGCCGGTGGAGGGAAAGAGCTGGAAGGATATCGATAAGGGGCATCTCCATTTCACACTGTACGGCGAGCGAATGAAGGGCGAGTGGGTCCTGATCCGGCTGAAACCGAAGGCGAAAGAAAAGCGCGAGAATTGGCTGCTGCGCAAGCTGCAGGACGACCATGCCGAGGCGGGCGACGGGCTGGTCGCGCACGCGCTCACGAGCATCGCCACCGGACGCTCGATGGCCGAGATCGCCGCCGACACGGACGGCGAGTTCGCGCTGGAAGGCAAGACGGGCAAGGCTTTTGCCGAGCAGATGGCTGAGGCGAAGACGCACCGCGATGCGGCAGCCAAGAAACCGGCGAAACGCAAACGCAAGACCGCCGGCAAACCGCCCAAATTCCGCAAGCCTCAGCTCGCCACGCTGGTCGATGCGGTTCCCGCGGGCAATGGCTGGATGCACGAGATCAAGTTCGATGGCTATCGCGCGCTGATTGCTGCCGCCGGCGACACCGTGCACATCTACACCCGCAGCGGCAAGGACTGGACCGACAAGTTCGGACCGCTGGTCGAGGCGGTGGCCGCGCTCGACCTGCCGCCCTGCCTGATCGACGGGGAGATCACTGCGCCCGGCAGGGATGGCAATCCCGATTTCTCCAGCCTGCAGGCGGTGCTGAAGCGCGGCCACGGATCGCAGAGGCCGGGAGACGCGCTCACCTATCACGCGTTCGACCTGCTCGAGCTGGATGGCGAGGACTTGGCCGGCCTTACCAATATAGAGCGAAAGGAGCGGCTCGAAGTGCTGCTTGCCGATGCGAACGAGCCGATCCTCGTGGCCGATCATGTTATCGGCGCGGGCGAAAAGCTCTACCGCGCTATGTGCGATGCGGGGCAGGAGGGGATCATCTCCAAGACGATCGACGGTCGCTATCGGGCCACGCGCAGCAAGGCTTGGGTCAAGGTGAAGTGCACTCGGCGGCAGGAATTCGTGATTGCCGGCTGGAGCGAGAGCAGCGCGCGCGGGCGGCCCTTCGCTTCGCTCGCTCTCGCCCAACATGAAGGCGGCGATCTTGTCTATAAGGGCAAGGTGGGTACCGGCTTCGATGCCGACACGCTGGACGATCTCGCCGCGAAAATGCGCCCGCTCGCGCGTAAGACCGCGCCGGTGGAGGCCGACCGGGCGCAGGCACGCGGCGTCCACTGGATCACGCCGAAACTCGTCGCCGAGATCGCCTTCGCCGAATTCACCGCTGACGGCAACGTCCGCCACGCCAGTTTCCTAGGCCTGCGCGGCGACAAGACGGCGGACGAGGTGAAGCCGGAGAAACCCGCAAAAGTGCCCGCCGAGGCCATGAGCGTCGCTATTTCCAGCCGGGACCGCGTCGTCTTTCCCGACAGCGGCCAGACCAAGGGGCAGCTCGCCGATTATTACGAGACTGTTGCGCCCTTGATGCTGCCCTTCGCCGCGGACCGCCCGGTCAGTCTGGTGCGCTGTCCGCAGGGGCGCGCAAAGAAATGCTTCTTCCAGAAACATGACAGCGGCTCGTTCGGCGATGCCGTCCACCATGTGCCGATCCGCGACAAGGACGGCGCCGCCGAAGACTATCTTTATGTCGAGGACGAGCGCGGCATCCTGCAATGCGTGCAGATGGGATCGATCGAGTTTCACGGCTGGGGCGCGCGAGCCAAGGACGTGGAGGCACCCGACCGGATGATCTTCGATCTCGATCCTGACGAAGGGCTGGACTTCGGCGACGTAAAGGCGGCTGCGGCCGACATTCGCAAGACGCTGGCCGATTTGGGTCTCGTCAGCTTCGCGATGCTGTCCGGCGGCAAGGGCGTGCATGTGGTGGTGCCGCTGACGCTGGGCCATGAGTGGGACCAGCATAAGGATTTCGCACGCCGCTTCGCCGAAGCGCTGGCGATGCGCGAACCCGACCGGTTCACCGCGACGATGAGCAAGGCCAAGCGCAAGGGCAAAATCTTCATCGATTGGCTGCGCAACCAGCGCGGTGCCACTGCTGTCCTGCCCTATTCCGCCCGCGCCCGCAGGGGTGCCCCCGTCGCCGTGCCAATAGCCTGGGGCGAACTTGGAGATATGAAGGACGCTCATCCCTTTTCGATCAACGATGCCGGCCAGCTCGTCGAACGCGCCGGAGGCAAGGCGCTGAGGGGCTGGGGAGTGGCCGAGCAGAACCTGCCGGACCTCTGA
- a CDS encoding plasmid recombination protein: MTPKVPERSLSRKQYAIMRIGKLKDFPELCEAMRHNTRNQQVSFTDANRPGPVELLPGAKGTIEARAKAVLEAKKIKSVEGKNLAVELLCTASPGWWQQAQEDQKREFIIQSYRFAKDKLGDGLISCMVHLDEGTPHIHAIGLPIYQKKKGIRGAKPTTKEGVAKRVAALKAQPIVWMLSYDKVISGSSRAFADHQTQFHQYVYHLGLARGEDTVGQYKHHNSLKSYRRELHERQLELDERDKMLSDRHRAQNEIQALIDHDARDQQRRSDVLMAREQQMDMREEKVERQELRSRSDKEEIDAQRRQLGFDRDRLEEQSRVRESAAADRERRNELIGEVLKHVLDGTAEATVVAGHDIVDVTGPAIDDKQQNEAMGRWPKWAIKAAELVKKLLERLRVIEDREKAAEERERTLDQRDARITDLAKALKIREDAIATRLTEVRSLEQALPDARSELVAIKQEVSAKEKQLAGINQTLHEKQAVQASLSQTAEDIVKAKATLAEQRAKIVDQERQIANHGASMYRQAEAQAAAEAAARAAICRRDAAIAERDEAIRKAANDRQGDIDAEVARRTALAEEQTRARLAAQDRAHQDNQMRSRREAADLEASIVEKKAERASLDAGLLHLRTQKQQLEAEIIQHGRVASQIAAERVDVDAAKKVLEGDRTKLDADRTKHAEALRLMAEMTEPGTTVTVTARAILLNYAKEEKSVAIFKEDYPAWLSKAAEQVVAMQKVTKEAGEAVAKFAAVHEKVEPFLPKDDPVAIEAKKAALAARRHIESQKGQGW, from the coding sequence ATGACCCCGAAGGTTCCGGAACGCAGCCTCAGCCGTAAGCAATATGCAATCATGCGGATCGGAAAGCTGAAGGACTTTCCCGAACTGTGCGAGGCCATGCGGCATAACACTCGCAACCAACAGGTAAGCTTCACAGATGCAAATCGACCCGGCCCGGTCGAACTACTGCCGGGTGCGAAAGGTACGATCGAAGCACGAGCAAAGGCGGTGCTAGAAGCAAAGAAAATCAAAAGCGTCGAGGGGAAGAATCTTGCCGTCGAGCTTCTTTGCACGGCATCGCCGGGCTGGTGGCAGCAGGCGCAGGAAGATCAAAAGCGGGAGTTCATAATCCAGTCCTATCGGTTCGCGAAAGACAAGCTGGGGGACGGCCTCATCTCGTGCATGGTTCATCTAGACGAAGGGACGCCGCATATCCATGCAATCGGCCTACCAATCTACCAAAAGAAGAAGGGAATCAGGGGGGCGAAGCCCACCACAAAAGAGGGTGTAGCCAAACGCGTCGCAGCTCTGAAGGCTCAGCCGATCGTCTGGATGCTGTCCTATGACAAAGTGATCAGCGGGAGCAGCAGGGCTTTCGCGGATCATCAGACCCAGTTCCACCAATATGTCTATCATCTCGGTTTAGCACGCGGCGAAGACACGGTTGGGCAGTACAAGCACCATAATTCACTGAAATCTTATCGTAGAGAGCTTCACGAACGGCAGCTCGAACTCGATGAACGCGACAAAATGCTAAGCGACCGTCATCGCGCTCAAAACGAGATACAGGCGCTGATCGATCATGATGCACGCGATCAGCAACGTCGCTCGGATGTTTTGATGGCGCGTGAGCAGCAAATGGACATGCGAGAGGAGAAAGTAGAGCGCCAGGAACTACGATCTCGATCCGATAAAGAGGAAATCGATGCGCAGCGCCGTCAGCTTGGGTTCGATCGCGATCGACTGGAGGAGCAAAGCCGAGTCCGGGAAAGCGCCGCAGCCGATCGAGAGCGTCGAAACGAATTAATCGGCGAAGTGCTGAAGCATGTACTTGATGGGACCGCCGAAGCAACCGTCGTAGCAGGACATGACATTGTCGATGTTACGGGCCCCGCCATCGATGACAAACAGCAAAACGAAGCGATGGGCCGGTGGCCAAAGTGGGCCATAAAAGCAGCTGAACTTGTGAAGAAGCTGCTGGAACGCCTGCGCGTTATAGAAGATCGCGAAAAAGCTGCAGAAGAGCGAGAACGGACCCTTGATCAGAGGGATGCCCGTATCACGGACCTGGCGAAGGCGCTGAAAATACGGGAAGACGCCATTGCCACCAGGTTGACCGAGGTTCGATCTCTCGAGCAAGCCCTGCCGGATGCTCGGTCAGAACTTGTAGCGATCAAACAGGAGGTATCGGCCAAGGAGAAGCAACTCGCGGGCATCAATCAAACCCTCCACGAGAAGCAGGCCGTTCAGGCGTCGCTGTCGCAAACGGCCGAAGACATTGTGAAGGCAAAAGCTACCCTCGCGGAGCAACGCGCCAAGATTGTAGATCAGGAAAGGCAGATCGCCAATCACGGTGCGTCAATGTACCGGCAAGCTGAGGCGCAGGCTGCAGCGGAGGCTGCGGCACGAGCCGCCATTTGCAGGAGAGATGCAGCCATAGCCGAGCGCGACGAGGCCATCAGAAAGGCTGCGAATGATCGGCAAGGCGACATCGATGCCGAGGTCGCGCGGCGAACGGCACTGGCAGAAGAGCAAACACGGGCTCGGTTGGCGGCTCAGGATCGAGCCCATCAAGATAATCAAATGCGCTCTCGACGCGAAGCCGCTGATCTGGAAGCATCGATCGTCGAAAAGAAGGCTGAGCGGGCCAGTCTGGACGCAGGGCTGCTACACTTGCGCACGCAGAAGCAGCAATTGGAAGCCGAGATAATTCAGCATGGTCGTGTGGCATCGCAGATTGCTGCGGAGAGGGTCGATGTGGATGCTGCCAAGAAAGTCTTGGAAGGCGACCGAACGAAACTAGACGCCGATAGGACGAAGCATGCCGAAGCTTTGCGCCTCATGGCCGAAATGACCGAGCCCGGAACAACTGTCACTGTCACTGCAAGAGCGATACTTTTGAATTACGCAAAAGAAGAAAAATCTGTGGCGATCTTCAAGGAAGACTATCCTGCATGGTTATCGAAAGCGGCTGAGCAGGTCGTCGCTATGCAAAAGGTCACAAAGGAGGCGGGCGAGGCTGTCGCCAAGTTCGCAGCTGTTCACGAGAAGGTTGAGCCCTTTCTGCCGAAAGATGATCCAGTAGCGATCGAGGCGAAAAAAGCCGCGTTGGCAGCGAGGCGCCATATCGAATCGCAAAAGGGACAGGGCTGGTAA
- a CDS encoding oxidoreductase, whose translation MLDTHNAVANSGTFALGHRTVHRMGYGAMQLAGPHVFGPPEDRDGAMAVLREAVALGIDHIDTSDFYGPHHTNRVIRDALAPYSTDLTLVTKLGARRDDEGAWLPAMQPKELIDAVQSNCDNLGIERIEIANLRLMFGEGDAGPTPGDVRPLLEPLIALKERDRIGALGISNALPEQVEAARSMTKIVCVQNMYNLANRRDDDLIDYLAREGIAYVPFFPLGGFNSLQSDTLKSAAKGLQATPMQVALAWLLQRSPNILLIPGTSSVEHLRQNVAAANLHLPDGALAALDAIAG comes from the coding sequence ATGCTCGACACACACAACGCCGTCGCCAATTCCGGCACCTTCGCGCTCGGTCATCGCACCGTTCACCGCATGGGATACGGCGCGATGCAACTGGCCGGACCGCACGTATTCGGACCGCCCGAAGACCGTGACGGCGCGATGGCCGTGCTTCGCGAAGCAGTAGCCCTCGGCATCGACCATATCGACACAAGCGACTTTTATGGCCCGCACCATACCAATCGCGTCATCCGCGATGCACTTGCCCCTTATTCCACCGATCTCACTCTGGTGACCAAGCTGGGCGCGCGGCGTGACGATGAGGGCGCCTGGCTGCCGGCGATGCAACCCAAAGAATTGATCGATGCGGTCCAGAGCAATTGCGATAATCTCGGCATTGAGCGGATCGAGATCGCCAACCTGCGGCTGATGTTTGGGGAAGGCGATGCTGGGCCTACGCCCGGCGATGTGCGCCCTCTGCTCGAACCCCTCATCGCGCTGAAAGAGCGGGACCGGATCGGCGCGCTCGGTATCAGCAACGCCTTGCCCGAACAGGTGGAAGCCGCGCGTTCGATGACCAAGATCGTCTGCGTACAGAACATGTACAATCTCGCCAATCGGCGCGACGATGACCTGATCGATTATCTTGCTAGGGAGGGGATTGCCTATGTGCCGTTCTTCCCGCTTGGGGGCTTTAATTCCCTGCAATCGGACACACTGAAAAGCGCTGCGAAAGGCCTCCAAGCTACTCCAATGCAAGTTGCACTCGCGTGGTTGCTCCAGCGGTCTCCCAATATTTTGCTGATTCCGGGTACAAGTTCGGTGGAGCACCTGCGGCAAAACGTCGCGGCGGCCAATCTTCATCTCCCCGATGGAGCCTTGGCAGCGCTGGACGCGATAGCCGGTTAG
- a CDS encoding 3'-5' exonuclease — protein MNEDHSNEASEQLARQLERNERYRVLRAVPDRFTKMPEDGTPPDGRCVAIVDTETTGLDPEKDSIVELAIMLLFVGDNGRVLGHLGPISWLQDPKVVLDHRISMITGLEDEDLRGQMIDDEFAWKMLARADLIVAHNAPCDLSLIERRYPQIAGKPWACSCSEIDWLALGFDGRAQQHLLMQAGWFSKAHRAGDDVWSLFWLLQQRQTDPNGDRVRTHLSRLIEASDRPSVLVEARGAPYDKKGLLKARGYSWNATGKFWQKELPEDSVPFEEAWAYRNGLPSLAKRNVTASERHR, from the coding sequence ATGAACGAAGATCATTCAAACGAGGCCAGCGAGCAGCTGGCCAGGCAGCTGGAGCGCAATGAGCGCTACCGCGTGCTGCGCGCGGTCCCCGATCGCTTTACCAAAATGCCGGAGGACGGCACGCCTCCGGACGGCCGCTGTGTCGCGATCGTCGATACCGAGACGACGGGTCTCGATCCCGAGAAGGACAGCATCGTCGAGCTTGCAATCATGCTGCTGTTCGTCGGCGACAATGGTAGGGTGCTGGGGCATCTCGGACCGATCAGTTGGCTGCAGGATCCCAAAGTCGTTCTCGATCACCGGATCAGCATGATCACAGGGCTGGAGGATGAGGATCTTCGGGGCCAGATGATCGACGATGAGTTCGCATGGAAAATGCTCGCCCGGGCTGACCTCATCGTGGCTCACAACGCACCCTGCGACTTGAGCCTTATCGAACGTCGTTATCCGCAGATCGCGGGCAAGCCTTGGGCCTGTTCCTGCAGCGAGATCGATTGGCTGGCATTGGGCTTCGATGGGCGCGCTCAGCAGCACCTGCTGATGCAGGCAGGTTGGTTCAGCAAGGCGCACCGGGCGGGCGATGATGTGTGGTCACTGTTCTGGCTCCTGCAGCAGCGCCAGACCGATCCGAACGGCGATCGTGTGCGAACGCATTTGTCACGGTTGATCGAGGCGTCGGACAGGCCGAGCGTCCTGGTCGAAGCGCGTGGTGCACCGTACGACAAGAAGGGTCTGCTGAAGGCGCGGGGCTATAGCTGGAACGCCACCGGGAAGTTCTGGCAAAAAGAACTGCCTGAAGACAGCGTGCCGTTCGAGGAAGCCTGGGCTTACCGCAACGGCCTGCCATCGCTCGCAAAACGCAACGTGACCGCCAGCGAACGCCATCGCTGA